In the genome of Budorcas taxicolor isolate Tak-1 chromosome 7, Takin1.1, whole genome shotgun sequence, the window AGCTCAGTAGGGGCTGTCCCCTTAAGCAGGGCCTGTGCTTTCCAGGGCCCTGCTATTCCCCACCCCTTGGAGCCCAGACCTGGCCTCTGCTATGTAAGGGTAAGGACAGCTGCAGGTCCCTAGAACATCCCTTCTGAACACTGCACCCACCTAACAGGACTGACACGTTCAAGTTCACCTTCTGTTTCATTCCCACAGTCCCATTTTACAGGGAAGTAGAAGTACAGAGAGGTGACTTATCTGCATTCCCTCATCTGGGAAGCAGCAGAGCCAAGAATCCATCCAGGCCTGTCTCTAGCTCCAGAGCTCATGCTGTTTGCCACTATGACCTGCTGCCACCAACCTGATCCCAGGCCCTCTTCTGTGCTGAGCAAGATCAGGGGCTCAGGGGCTCCTTACCGTCTTAGAGGGGATATAGACATACGGTAAATTCCGGTCTTCACACATAACTGGGAGATGGCAGTATACCTCAATGGGTAACGTGTCTCCTGCTAAAACCATAATCCTGAAATAAGAGAAATCACTGTCACTCCCAGCTTGCTGGTTTCCTTTTCAGTCATAAGGGAAGCCTCTGAGCTGGGCCTTGGGGGTTACAGAGATGGGTAAACAggcccctgccctcaaggagccccATCATATATGTCTCCCAAACTCAAGAAATGCATTCAGATTTGTTTGGTGAATGCATTCCTCTGAGGAGGTGATCTCTGTTGCCTGGCAACAAGTAAATGCCACCAAGTGTGACAAAAGGTACTGTACCAGGACAGATGAAGTATGAGAGATGCTAAGGAGTAAGAGCTCAGCTTTCCTTggacaatcaagaaaggaatcagGAAAAACACTTTAGAGGAAAGCTGAATGATGAACATCTGTCAGGCAGCCCATGGAGGGGCTTTGTTGCtgccagtcactaagtcatgtcctactttttgtgaccccatggactatagcccgccaggctcctctgtccatggggtttttccaggcaagaatactggagtggggtgccatttccttctccaggggatcttcccagatcagggattgaacctgcatctcctgccttggtaggcagattctttaccactgaactaccagggaagcccatagtggggctgggggcagggaaagCATTTAAGGTTGAGAGAATCAGAAAGATACCAGATACACAGGGGATGGCTGTTGCTGGGAGCCAGGGATGGCTTTGGAATCCAGGATGTGGAGATAAGGCTGACAAGAAGGCTAGAAAAACTAGTCACATGTAAGGGTCTTGAGTGCTTCAAGGCTCATTCCTAAGAGTGATAGGGAACCAAGGAAAGCTTGCCAGAGAATCTGTAACTGTTCTAACTGACCAGGTGATGGGGTTCTGCAACAAGGGCCTCAGGAGCCCTGATGACAGCAGAAGAGTCTGTTCTGGGAGAGAGGAAAACACAAGGAAAGAGCTCTTGGGTTCAAAGCAGTATGTCCACACTCCCTAGCTTTCCTTTGGCTCATAGACTCTCCTCTGCAGGCTCCACTTCCTTTGAGTAGCCTTTGTTGTTTTTAGCcgtgctgtgcagcttgtgggatgttagttccccaaccaaggatggaaccctggcccacttgcagtggaagcatggagtcctaaccgctggactgcccaGAAATTCCAGAGAAGCCTTTCAATGCTGGTATTCCCACAGCCTGGTCTTTCTGCTCCGTCAGTACGTTCTCTCAGCTGACCCCATCTGTAGCCAAGGCTTTAAGTGCCAACTCTATATTTAGACAACTCCCAAATCTATTCTCTCCAACCCAACCCTATCCCAAACTGAACACCCATATAGCCACCTGCCTATCTGATAGTTCTGCTAGGGAGAGGGTTTCCATGTTTAAAAGGCACCTTGAAAACTTGTCTAAAACCAGACTCGTGATCTTCTCATACAAATCTGGCTCCCTCACTGTTCACTGTCTCAGGGAATGGGCCCTCTGTCCATCTGCCTGGAGCCCACACCTCCTCACTCTGTATGCAAAAGTCCTCTCATCCATCCACTTTAATTCTCTCCATCTCTGCCATCAATAACCCAATCAAAATTGCTCTCATCTCTTCTGCACCTGAGTAGCCACCTATctcaatttctccatctatttttccACCTCTGATCTTTTCCAAAGTTGCCAGAAAAACCTTCTAAAGATGTAAACATAATTATGTCACCCCTCACTTTAACACTCATTGGCTTCCAAAACTCCTGAGTACAAAAACTAAACTTACAATGGCTTATTAGAGTCCTATGAGAAGGTAGCACTTCTATCCACTACTACCCTCTCCTGCCCTGGAATCTACTTTCTTCTGGCAGAATGCCCCCCAAACCTGGAAGCCACAAACGAATCCTATATCTTCAGACCTCAGCTACTCCACCTAGGTCAGACTCCATAGAGCACCAAATCCTCCCAGCATTATTTAGCTCTTGAGCACCTACAATGTACCAGGTGCTTCTGAAAATAAagcagtgagaggctttattctGTTCTCAAAGAGCTTACTTTCTGGCCTGAGTGAGAGAGACAGGgaacaaaaatgcaaataattttcaGATCCTGAAAAATGCCCAAAAGGAAAGCTGTAGGATAATGAAGTCATTCTCGCTGCACCCTGTACTCTTCCTTCATGCTCACCCATGACAACTTGTACTTTTGTGTGTATTTGGTTACTGCCATTGTCTCCCCATAGCACAGTGCCTGAAAAACAGTAGACACTCGGTAAATAGTCGCTAAGTGAATGAAGCTGGGATCAATCCTAAGGAAGTTGGCTTATACGATTTGGTTCCCCTGGAATTCACCTTCCCCAAGGTGTCCCTTTGAGCTCTTGTAAGTGGTATCGACATCTGTACGGAATGTATCTTCTGCATACGACCCAAGTCGGAGCACTTTTACCAACTACCTGTTAAGCAGCAGGATACCATCGAAACCCGGCGGAGGGTAGGGGGGATTCTTACCCTTTCTCGCCTTTGTTGATAAATTTCTGAACCTCCTTCACCCCGCGCcgaatctgcttctgcttcacggCTGCAACGACAGAACAATCAGTCGGGGGGGGGCCTCGGCCTGCCACCCGCGTCCCGCCCCGGCTCGTCGTCCACCGCACCTTTCTTGATGCATTTGTAGAGCTTCCGCGTGAGGCGGCGAGAAGCCAGAGGCTGCGCGATGGGGTTCAGATTCACCAGCAGTTCATGGTAAGTGCGCTCGCCGCAGCACGCGTCCGCCTGAGCCTCCGGCCCGTCCGGATCTGCCTTTATTTTGGTCATGGCAGCGACTGTGGCAACCTAGCACTCAAGGCACAAGCCCATGCGGCCGGCACTTCAGAAATCACTTCCGGGTCATGCTACTCTGCGGGAAGAGGCAGTGCAACATAGCCAATTAGGAAACAGGGAGCGCCGAGAGGTGGAGTCTTGGCCGTGGGGGCGGGGCCactcccacaatgcaggcgggGCGGAAGCGATTTAGGGCGCCAGTCGGCAGGCAAGCTGTGAATTTGGGCTAACTCGGCAAGAtagtgaaaggcagaggaaaggcgtgctacagtccattgagtcgcaAAGAATAGCACACAACttcgcgactaaacaacaacaacggaGGGCCTATGAGGCGAGGGGCGAAGGCCGGAAGGAGGCGGGCCCTGGAGGAGGCGAAGAGGGACTAGGATCCGGGCTTGGGTTTGTGTGAGAGTTTAGCGTCACAGGTGTAGGCGGTGCAAGGAGGAAGCTGTACCTGTAGGGGCGTGACCGCATCTAAGCGGACAGGAGCCCTGCCTAAAGGGCGGGGTCTGCGACCAGAGTTGTGGAATGGGAAGTCTTCGGTGTGATTCCAAACCTCAGAATCTGATCCCTCACTTGGGCAGTTCCGATCCCCATCTCGTGCCAGGTCCTGAGTTGGTCCTGGGTGCTGTACCCTAGGTGCCAAGGTTAAGGTAAAGCCTGGCACTGCTTGCGATTTCTTCATTCTAGCACGGTTCTCACactctgttttctctttattgGCAAGAGATGGAACCATTCACTCACTAAGCGCCTCGGTCTAGACCGCTTTTCTTCGGAGAACTCGGTACCACCCTTCCCGCAGAAATCTGCTCAGCTGTTAATCACGGGAGAGAGTCTCCTGACCAACGTACCCCAAATTAAAGTTCTTTGCCTACCTCCCGCCGGCATCCTCTAACCCTCTTGTTTTCTTCGTAGTTCCCGCCACTGCCTGGCATCACACCCACAGAAGGCATGACGGAGACCGCTGAGAGGGAAGACAGTGTGAACACGGGCTGAGGGTGGGGAAGTGCGCTGAGTAGGCGGCGCTTTTGCAGTTAACTCTAGAGGATTAattgggctaccctggtggctcagatggtaaagaatctgcaggcaatgagagagacccgggttagatccctgggttgggaagatcccgtgaagaaggaaatagcaacccactccactccaatattcttgcctggagactcccatggacaggggagcctggagggctacagtccacggagatcgcaaagaggcggacacgactgagcgactgacacacacatacagtgctGGGGAGGTCAGCAGGCCTAGACCGGGGTGGGTCTTGTACCTCTGACTTATTTTTTGTACTCTGTCTTGGAACGTTGGAtgaatatttgttgttatttagtcgctaagtcgtgtctgacttttgtgaccccatggttatagcccaccaggcttttctgtcc includes:
- the NHP2 gene encoding H/ACA ribonucleoprotein complex subunit 2; the protein is MTKIKADPDGPEAQADACCGERTYHELLVNLNPIAQPLASRRLTRKLYKCIKKAVKQKQIRRGVKEVQKFINKGEKGIMVLAGDTLPIEVYCHLPVMCEDRNLPYVYIPSKTDLGAAAGSKRPTCVIMVKPHEEYQEAYDECLEEVQALPPPM